From Lepidochelys kempii isolate rLepKem1 unplaced genomic scaffold, rLepKem1.hap2 scaffold_140, whole genome shotgun sequence, the proteins below share one genomic window:
- the LOC140904499 gene encoding olfactory receptor 6N1-like, translating to MADCRNQTAVTEFFLLGFGDLPDLQILLFLMFLVIYMATVVGNTLIVVLVVADQHLHSPMYFFLGNLSCVETCYTSAILPRMLASLLTGDKTISVSGCITQLYFFGSLAGTECYLLAAMSYDRYLAICKPLHYSTLMNIRFSFQLAAGSWLNGLWAITVLVLFLSQLIFCGPNEIDHFYCDAIPLIELSCSDTHQVILIDFILAWVFTLPPFLLTLISYMCIIATILRIPSTTGRQKAFSTCSSHLIVVTIFFGTLMIVYMLPKRDTLRDLIKVVSLCYTVLTPLVNPLIYSLRNREVKEALRKAVSKCGFRKNVQRL from the coding sequence ATGGCAGACTGCAGAAACCAAACAGCCGTCACTGAATTCTTCCTCCTGGGATTCGGGGATCTCCCTGACCTACAAATTCTTCTCTTCCTGATGTTCCTAGTGATCTACATGGCAACCGTGGTTGGGAACACCCTCATTGTGGTGCTCGTTGTGGCTGACCAGCATCTTCACagccccatgtacttcttcctggggaatTTGTCCTGCGTAGAGACCTGCTACACCTCAGCCATCCTGCCCCGgatgctggccagtctcctgactggGGACAAAACCATCTCAGTCAGTGGCTGCATCACACAACTGTATTTCTTTGGGTCTCTGGCAGGTACAGAATGCTATCTCCTAGCAGCGATGTCCTATGATCGGTATTTAGCGATATGTAAACCCCTCCACTATTCAACTCTTATGAATATCAGGTTTTCCTTCCAGTTGGCTGCTGGCTCCTGGTTAAATGGTCTTTGGGCTATTACCGTCTTGGTCTTATTCCTATCACAATTAATATTCTGTGGCCCAAATGAAATTGACCATTTCTATTGTGATGCCATTCCACTGATAGAGCTCTCCTGCAGTGACACCCACCAGGTCATATTGATAGATTTCATACTAGCCTGGGTATTCACCCTGCCTCCATTCCTACTAACCCTGATATCCTACATGTGCATCATCGCTaccatcctgagaatcccttccaccaccgggaggcaaaaggccttttccacgtgctcctctcacctcattgTGGTGACAATTTTCTTTGGAACCCTAATGATTGTCTACATGCTACCGAAACGTGATACACTGAGAGACCTAATCAAAGTGGTCTCTCTTTGCTACACGGTCCTGACTCCCCTGGtaaaccccctcatctacagcctgagaaacagaGAGGTCAAGGAAGCTTTGAGGAAAGCAGTCAGCAAATGTGGCTTTCGCAAAAACGTGCAGAGACTCTGA